A genomic region of Ammospiza nelsoni isolate bAmmNel1 chromosome 3, bAmmNel1.pri, whole genome shotgun sequence contains the following coding sequences:
- the ZUP1 gene encoding zinc finger-containing ubiquitin peptidase 1, which yields MVLCDVCGRAVPSEAAAGRHPRRPSLCRRQPRCPLCAAAVGCEELRRHMDTAHPEPGPPGSRRPGAPAQCPFCGEAAGRELEEHVRARHGHLLGAPGADTGNGEQLYECPMCSLTCTNIQILEEHVDLHLEEHNFSEGGDMGDLELAQQLQTEEDERQRSEEEKREREEFEKLQRQYGLDNSGGFKQQFLKNMEREVDRGRMQPFEYHKRKADMMESLASGIDDGRTKTSGVIEALCKYYQSENKDVRRVWLSAGVDHFHSSLGDRGWGCGYRNFQMLLSSLLQNSFYNDCLRDTTLIPSIPKIQSMIEDAWREGFDPQGASHFNNRLHGSKAWIGACEIYSLLTSLRIKCQIIDFHKPTGPMGTHPRLFEWILHYYSADNEGGAKVVCTSKPPIYLQHQGHSRTVVGIEEKKNRSLCLLLFDPGCSSQQMQKLLKQNSDGTGLRLLRKFVGSLKEKQYQIVAVDGVLSLEEKAARCRASQVLTSEKIP from the exons atGGTGCTGTGCGACGTGTGCGGCCGGGCCGTGCCCTCCGAGGCGGCGGCCGGGCGGCACCCGCGGCGCCCGTCCCTGTGCCGCCgccagccccgctgcccgcTCTGCGCCGCCGCCGTGGGCTGCGAGGAGCTCCGGCGGCACATGGACACGGCCCACCCGGAGCCGGGCCCGCCGGgctcccgccgccccggggcGCCGGCCCAGTGCCCGTTCtgcggggaggcggcggggcgggagctGGAAGAGCACGTCAGGGCGCGGCACGGGCACCTGCTGGGCGCCCCCGGCGCGG acaCAGGAAATGGTGAACAGCTGTATGAATGTCCTATGTGTAGTCTTACCTGTACAAACATTCAGATTCTTGAAGAACATGTGGATTTACACTTAGAGGAACATAACTTTTCAGAAG GTGGAGACATGGGAGATCTAGAactggctcagcagctccaaacTGAAGAAGATGAACGACAGAGATCAGAAGAAGAGAAGCGAGAGAGAGAAGAATTTGAAAAGCTGCAG AGACAGTATGGCTTGGATAATTCTGGTGGATTCAAGCAGCAATTTCTAAAGAATATGGAAAGAGAAGTTGATAGAGGAAGGATGCAGCCCTTTGAGTATCATAAGAGAAAAGCTGACATGATGGAAAGTTTGGCTTCTGGTATAGATGATGGGAGAACCAAGACATCAG GAGTCATTGAAGCATTGTGCAAGTACTATCAGAGTGAGAACAAAGATGTGAGGCGTGTGTGGCTTTCAGCAGGAGTAGATCACTTCCACTCATCTTTGGGTGACAGAGGCTGGGGTTGTGGTTACAGGAATTTCCAAATGCTCCTTTCCTCATTGTTGCAAAACAGCTTCTACAATGACTGCCTGAGAG ATACTACACTAATTCCTAGTATCCCAAAGATACAGTCCATGATTGAAGATGCCTGGAGAGAAGGTTTTGATCCTCAGGGGGCATCTCACTTCAACAACAGATTACATGGTTCCAAAGCATGGATAGGAGCATGTGAAATTTATTCACTGTTAACCAGTCTCAGGATAAA GTGCCAAATCATTGACTTTCACAAACCCACTGGCCCTATGGGTACACACCCTCGCTTGTTTGAGTGGATTTTGCATTACTATTCTGCAGATAATGAAGGTGGTGCAAAGGTGGTGTGTACTTCCAAACCACCTATCTACTTGCAGCATCAAG GTCACAGTCGTACTGTTGTTGGAATAGAGGAGAAGAAGAACAGAAGCTTATGTTTGCTACTGTTTGACCCTGGATGTTCTTCCCAACAAATGCAGAAACTGCTGAAACAAAACAGTGATGGAACTGGTCTCAGACTACTTCGGAAATTTGTGGGTAGcctgaaagaaaagcaatatcAGATAGTGGCTGTAGATGGGGTGCTCTCTTTGGAAGAGAAAGCT GCTCGCTGCCGTGCTTCTCAGGTCTTAACATCAGAGAAGATTCCTTAA